In the genome of Kazachstania africana CBS 2517 chromosome 6, complete genome, the window CGGCGGTTAAAGTCTTTCCCTCGCGGACAAAAGTCCCGCAGAAAGaacgaaaaaaaagattgacGGCTGCGAAGTTTTTGGAACAGCAAGTGCTGTTGTGCGAAATTGCTGGAACGGGGGGGTTCCAAAATCGAATATTCTGTGCTCAATGGTACGCTGGACTCTGCGAAACTGTGAGAATAACAAATTGACCcaaaatttgttaaaatCTTCCTACAGTAAATTCATCAacataaaatataaagtgtatatatatatataaggGAACTATTTCATCTGTCATCAAGACATGTTTGGTATCTCTTCTCTCGAAGACTATTATATATTGGATATTattctttaataataacatcaatttacaaataaattacaagtaataataaaatcatacAATGTCCGGTGGTAAAGGTGGTAAAGCTGGTTCAGCTGCTAAAGCTTCTCAATCAAGATCTGCTAAGGCTGGTTTAACTTTCCCAGTCGGTAGAGTTCACAGATTATTAAGAAGAGGTAATTACGCTCAAAGAATTGGTTCTGGTGCTCCAGTCTATTTAACCGCTGTCTTGGAATATTTAGCTGctgaaattttagaattAGCTGGTAACGCTGCTAGAGATAACAAGAAGACTAGAATCATTCCAAGACATTTACAATTAGCTATCAGAAATGATGAcgaattgaataaattattagGTAACGTCACCATCGCTCAAGGTGGTGTCTTACcaaatattcatcaaaaCTTATTACCAAAAAAATCTGCTAAGCCAGGTAAAGCATCTCAAGAATTGTAATCTTAATAACATATTTCATGATattcataaattttttcattgggtttttctttttaattaaAGATATTTAAGGTTTTTGTATATAGGCTAATAGtaaacaattttaaaaattcatatctattattatcattatttctCATTATGCATATATTATCTCTTATTAGCTATCATATCAACAGCGATATTTATAACAGAAATTAAAACTTCTACTCCAACAAGTATTATTACAAtaaattccaaatattcTTCCTGTGAATGACCTAATTGCTCTTTTAACATTTGTAAAAGATCAGAAACTACTTCTAGTCTTTGGTTCAATAATTCCACCCTTTGATTTATTTCTAAATAACCTCTGGTGGCTTGATAAATTGGTTCCAATTGTGGCTCAGACCACATAATATCGGGTGAATCTAATACAGATCCATGCAAATTTATATTAATACgaagaataaataattctCCAATACTCCTCATGATATCTTCTTTGCTCATAGAAACTTTACCACTAGAGGCAATCTGTTGCGGTATATCTTCCGTATCTTCAATTGTATTATCAactaattcttcaaataatgaaatcttAACACTTTGTGCAATGGCATGGGATATTGATAACTTTGTCATATAGTTAGATCCATTCCTCAAtgtaataaaatcattatagATTCTTGGCTGGTAACTTTGCGTGACATAATAATTAAACTCTTCCACTTGAACGTCTTCTTCTGctaatttttccttctcaaacctttcaatatcatttagAAATGCCTTCTCCTCTCTTTCTGTAA includes:
- the KAFR0F02490 gene encoding histone H2A (similar to Saccharomyces cerevisiae HTA2 (YBL003C); ancestral locus Anc_3.208), producing the protein MSGGKGGKAGSAAKASQSRSAKAGLTFPVGRVHRLLRRGNYAQRIGSGAPVYLTAVLEYLAAEILELAGNAARDNKKTRIIPRHLQLAIRNDDELNKLLGNVTIAQGGVLPNIHQNLLPKKSAKPGKASQEL